Within Candidatus Dojkabacteria bacterium, the genomic segment GCGATGCAGCAATCTAATATGGCCAAGATACTCATCGGTTCATTTGTCCTTGAGCTAATCATGGCATTCAACCTCGCGGCATTTATTGGTACTGATGCTGATTGGATGTTTGGTCTAATGGCAGGTCTTGCTGCTGGATTTGGCTGGGTTGGTCTCTCATTTGGTGTAAACTATATGTTCGAGGGTAGGTCGTTTAGGCTTTGGTGGATTAACACTGGTTACGTCACAGTGATGTTTGCGGTGATGGGGTTGATTATTGGAGCGATGTAGATTAACCCGATTAAGCTATTTATCGCTAGCACATTTGCGCACCTCAGCGAGTGAGTATATACTCCTCTCGTGAATTATATTTTTCCTGTTCTGTAGACATGGGTATTACAATACTCGATACTGCCGCGCCAGAAGTAGAAATTGACTCGCCGTTTGATGATACAATAAGAGAAGCATTGACAAATGCTGGTATTTTCGACGTCGAAGGCGCTCTGGAGTTTCTAGTAGAGAAGAATCCGATAGCTGCAGCTTGCATGCGTGGGTTAGAGCCACCGCTAGATACGGATTGGTATAGAGAGTATGAAGGATTGTATCGCGAAGCTCTAGAACACCCAGGCCATACTTTGTGGGAACATAGTAGATGCATGA encodes:
- a CDS encoding DUF1761 domain-containing protein; this encodes MEFEVNYLAVFLAALSAFFLGFVWYTLLFSKPWQKEIGMKADSKETKEAMQQSNMAKILIGSFVLELIMAFNLAAFIGTDADWMFGLMAGLAAGFGWVGLSFGVNYMFEGRSFRLWWINTGYVTVMFAVMGLIIGAM